A stretch of the Pedobacter sp. MC2016-14 genome encodes the following:
- a CDS encoding DUF2461 domain-containing protein, with protein MIKQETLDFLTKVAQNNNREWFALHKDEYETARENVLDLVKDLIPQLAKIDPLISGDTDPKKAIMRIYRDVRFSKNKDPYKTNFGMWFSAKSKGGNEPGYYLHLQPGNSFVAGGYWMPEAPHLKLIRQEIDYNIGDFLEIIEDKTFAADFKLSTSNALKNAPKGYDPADPNIQYLKLKSFEVLKKLTDKEVCSANLAARLAGYYKTIHPLVTFLRNAIDQ; from the coding sequence ATGATTAAACAGGAAACACTTGATTTTTTAACCAAAGTAGCGCAGAATAATAACCGGGAATGGTTTGCGCTGCATAAAGATGAATATGAAACTGCACGTGAAAATGTATTAGATTTGGTAAAGGACCTGATCCCTCAATTGGCTAAAATAGATCCTTTAATTTCTGGCGATACCGATCCTAAAAAGGCAATTATGCGCATTTACAGGGATGTTAGGTTTAGCAAAAACAAAGATCCATATAAGACTAATTTTGGAATGTGGTTCTCTGCTAAAAGTAAGGGTGGTAATGAACCTGGATACTACCTGCACCTGCAACCGGGCAATAGCTTTGTAGCGGGTGGTTACTGGATGCCTGAAGCCCCCCATCTAAAACTGATCCGTCAGGAAATAGATTATAATATTGGTGATTTCCTGGAGATTATTGAAGATAAAACTTTTGCTGCCGATTTTAAGCTAAGCACCAGCAACGCACTCAAAAATGCGCCGAAAGGTTACGATCCGGCAGATCCTAATATTCAATACTTGAAACTTAAAAGCTTTGAAGTACTTAAAAAGCTAACGGATAAAGAGGTTTGCAGTGCCAATCTTGCTGCCCGGTTAGCAGGCTACTATAAAACGATACATCCGCTTGTTACCTTTTTAAGAAATGCCATAGACCAATAA
- a CDS encoding OmpA family protein — protein MKLTFSTPILAFAFFLLAATISSCVVLSPKKYKALLAKQDSLNTGWTESQLTAENLNNTIAKLKRDTADLNGQLADLHARYTEMDGNYAKLRSNSSSAINKLSEDLKKREQRLKEVEEILRKRDEATNQLKEKLQQALLGFTKNGLTVEIKNGKVYVSLMDKLLFPSGSIVIDEKGKQALAQLAKVLKEQPEINIAVEGHTDSQKINNLGQIKDNWDLSVLRSTSVVRFLTEIEKVESVRMTATGKGEFQPLAPNTSAESRSKNRRIEIVLSPKLDELYDLIKQ, from the coding sequence ATGAAACTTACTTTCTCTACTCCAATTCTTGCTTTTGCCTTTTTCCTTCTTGCAGCTACCATAAGTTCCTGCGTAGTCTTATCACCTAAAAAATATAAAGCGCTATTGGCTAAACAAGATTCTTTGAACACGGGCTGGACAGAGTCGCAACTTACGGCTGAAAACTTGAACAATACAATTGCTAAACTGAAAAGGGATACTGCCGACTTAAATGGCCAGCTGGCAGATTTGCACGCTCGTTATACAGAAATGGACGGTAACTATGCTAAATTGCGTAGCAACAGTTCTTCTGCAATCAATAAATTATCAGAAGATTTAAAGAAACGTGAACAGCGTTTAAAAGAGGTGGAAGAAATTTTGCGTAAGCGTGATGAAGCCACCAACCAGCTTAAAGAGAAATTACAGCAGGCTTTGCTGGGCTTTACTAAAAACGGCTTAACGGTAGAGATCAAAAACGGAAAGGTATATGTATCCCTGATGGATAAGTTGTTGTTCCCATCTGGAAGCATTGTTATTGATGAAAAAGGAAAACAGGCGCTTGCTCAGTTGGCAAAAGTTTTAAAGGAGCAGCCGGAAATTAATATTGCTGTTGAGGGGCATACAGATTCTCAAAAGATCAATAACCTTGGACAAATTAAAGACAACTGGGACCTGAGCGTGCTAAGGTCTACATCTGTAGTACGCTTTTTAACAGAGATAGAAAAGGTTGAAAGTGTGAGGATGACCGCTACGGGTAAAGGAGAGTTCCAGCCCCTGGCTCCGAATACAAGTGCAGAAAGCAGAAGCAAAAACCGCCGTATTGAGATTGTGCTTTCTCCAAAATTGGATGAGCTTTACGACTTAATTAAGCAATAG
- the rfbC gene encoding dTDP-4-dehydrorhamnose 3,5-epimerase, with protein MNLITTPIADLLIVEPKVWKDTRGYFYESYSARAFSAAGIDINFVQDNQSFSQRGTLRGLHAQANPFAQGKLVRVIQGSVLDIAVDIRTDSATYGQHYSIELTGENHKQLWIPPGFLHGFLTLEDNTIFTYKVSNYYDKDSEIGVMWNDADLNINWSADVSSESFLLSDKDLVLPLFKDFKSPF; from the coding sequence ATGAACCTGATAACCACTCCAATTGCCGATTTATTAATTGTAGAACCAAAAGTATGGAAAGATACGCGCGGTTATTTTTACGAAAGTTACAGTGCCCGTGCTTTTAGTGCAGCAGGTATAGATATTAATTTTGTACAAGATAACCAGTCCTTTTCTCAGCGTGGTACACTAAGGGGCCTGCACGCACAAGCAAATCCATTTGCACAAGGCAAGCTGGTAAGGGTTATACAAGGTAGCGTACTTGATATTGCAGTAGACATCAGAACAGATTCTGCAACCTATGGACAACATTACAGCATAGAACTTACTGGCGAAAACCACAAGCAACTTTGGATTCCACCAGGCTTTTTACATGGCTTTCTTACCCTGGAGGATAATACCATATTCACTTATAAAGTGAGTAATTATTATGATAAAGATTCAGAAATTGGGGTAATGTGGAATGATGCAGACCTGAACATCAACTGGAGTGCCGATGTATCGTCCGAAAGCTTTTTACTGTCTGATAAGGATTTGGTTTTACCTCTATTTAAAGACTTTAAAAGCCCTTTTTAA
- a CDS encoding DUF4286 family protein: MLLYNVTLIVEDAVAESWLTWMKEEHIPKVMDTGKFVSNRLLKVVDSPNEGVTFCAQYIAENMAEYQEYQDKYAPALQHELNEKFKEKLVAFRTLMEYVD, from the coding sequence ATGTTATTATACAACGTAACCCTTATTGTGGAGGATGCAGTAGCAGAATCCTGGCTAACCTGGATGAAAGAAGAACACATCCCAAAAGTAATGGATACTGGAAAATTCGTATCTAACCGACTGCTTAAAGTGGTAGATTCTCCAAATGAAGGCGTAACCTTTTGCGCGCAGTATATCGCAGAAAACATGGCAGAATATCAGGAATACCAGGATAAGTACGCTCCTGCCCTGCAACATGAGCTTAACGAAAAATTTAAGGAGAAGCTTGTTGCCTTTCGTACCCTTATGGAATATGTAGATTAA
- a CDS encoding prolyl oligopeptidase family serine peptidase, which translates to MNQRKIFYLLMLICLSFACTQKQKVRLIPVNDFFRLPEKAYYSISPNGKSLAYLKVKGKEQNLFVDDMATGKSTQITINNGTNISSYFWVSDDELIYYKDKAGTRKQSDIFIVNKEGSLERKLNGCEEPDQHHARSENIKMKVLKDQILEGKYLLVSSNKRDSTVFDIYRMNVRNGKMEMAARNPGNITNWITDAEGKLRLAISSDGVNEILLYRDSEYMPFKPILTKNFKNSFVPLVFAKDKPDHIYAISNINRDKNALVQLDCKSGKEDKVLFSNDTLNVVDAQYSKSKARMTHVECENWKKEKYYLDPSVKAFYHKLDKLLPGTEYKITDMDRAENIFIIRTFTDRSPGSYYLYVANTGRLKKLSDFNPAIKKEEMCAMKPVTFKAQDGLDIHGYLTLPLNQDPENLPVVVLPHNKPEGRNGWTYNAEVQFLANRGYAVFQVNYRGSSGYGKAFMAAGFKEWGGKIREDMNDGVKWLISTKIANPKRIAIYGNGFGGYIALNAAYSSPGIYSCAASNSGIINLFSYLKTVPPFFKSNLQMVYEIIGNPDTEMEHMRTVSPIFHADKFNVPLFIAQNAKDQRINSGEVIQFVKELKKRNVNVTYLEKDNMTSQHSEEGREKLYLALEQFLSVNLAKK; encoded by the coding sequence ATGAACCAAAGAAAAATATTTTACCTGTTGATGCTAATCTGCCTGTCTTTTGCTTGCACGCAAAAACAGAAGGTTAGGCTCATCCCTGTAAATGACTTTTTCAGGTTGCCAGAAAAGGCTTATTATTCTATATCTCCCAATGGTAAAAGTCTTGCCTACCTTAAAGTGAAAGGTAAAGAGCAGAATTTATTTGTAGATGATATGGCTACAGGAAAGTCTACCCAGATTACCATTAACAATGGAACTAACATCAGCAGTTATTTTTGGGTAAGTGATGATGAGCTCATTTATTATAAAGATAAAGCAGGCACGCGTAAGCAATCTGATATTTTTATTGTGAATAAAGAAGGTAGCCTGGAACGTAAGTTAAATGGTTGCGAAGAGCCAGATCAGCACCATGCCAGGAGCGAAAATATTAAGATGAAAGTGTTGAAAGATCAGATATTAGAGGGTAAGTATCTGTTGGTTTCGAGTAATAAAAGAGACTCTACTGTATTCGATATTTATCGGATGAATGTACGCAATGGAAAAATGGAGATGGCAGCCCGTAATCCTGGTAATATTACCAACTGGATAACAGATGCAGAAGGTAAATTGCGATTGGCAATTTCCAGTGATGGTGTAAACGAGATTTTACTGTACAGGGATAGCGAATACATGCCGTTTAAACCAATCTTGACGAAGAATTTTAAAAATTCTTTTGTGCCACTGGTATTTGCAAAGGATAAGCCTGACCATATTTATGCAATTTCAAACATTAACCGCGACAAAAATGCGCTAGTACAGCTGGATTGCAAAAGCGGGAAGGAAGATAAAGTATTGTTTAGTAATGATACACTGAATGTGGTGGATGCTCAGTATTCAAAGAGTAAAGCACGTATGACCCATGTGGAGTGCGAAAATTGGAAAAAGGAGAAGTATTACCTCGACCCTTCTGTAAAAGCTTTTTATCATAAGCTGGATAAATTGTTGCCCGGTACGGAGTACAAAATAACGGATATGGATAGGGCAGAGAATATTTTTATCATCAGGACATTTACTGACCGCAGTCCGGGATCTTACTACTTGTATGTGGCCAATACTGGTCGGCTTAAAAAGCTGAGTGATTTTAATCCGGCAATTAAAAAGGAGGAAATGTGTGCCATGAAACCTGTTACTTTTAAGGCGCAGGATGGTTTAGATATTCATGGGTATTTAACACTTCCACTGAATCAGGACCCTGAAAATTTACCCGTTGTGGTTTTGCCTCACAACAAGCCTGAGGGCAGAAATGGCTGGACCTACAATGCGGAGGTACAGTTTTTGGCCAACAGGGGTTATGCGGTTTTCCAAGTCAACTATCGGGGTTCTTCTGGATATGGTAAGGCATTTATGGCGGCTGGTTTTAAGGAATGGGGAGGCAAAATCAGAGAAGATATGAATGATGGCGTAAAATGGCTGATCAGTACTAAAATTGCCAACCCTAAACGCATAGCAATATATGGAAATGGTTTTGGAGGTTATATCGCTTTAAATGCGGCTTACTCTAGTCCGGGAATTTATTCTTGTGCTGCATCCAATTCCGGCATCATTAATTTGTTTAGTTATTTGAAAACCGTACCTCCATTTTTTAAGTCCAATCTTCAAATGGTTTACGAAATTATTGGAAATCCTGATACGGAGATGGAGCATATGAGGACGGTTTCTCCGATTTTTCATGCAGATAAGTTTAACGTTCCTTTGTTTATTGCGCAAAATGCCAAAGATCAAAGGATCAATTCTGGCGAGGTTATCCAGTTTGTAAAAGAATTGAAAAAGAGAAATGTAAACGTTACCTATCTGGAAAAGGATAATATGACCTCGCAGCATAGCGAAGAGGGGCGGGAAAAACTTTATCTGGCACTAGAGCAGTTTCTGAGCGTAAACCTTGCTAAAAAATAA
- a CDS encoding sensor histidine kinase KdpD has product MTSDKKSGYRKNFFLIMTFNVMISVLFILSLFLAYNFSKKFIENQFSSEKVKILEASIKPYTEFFQNKLPEISYYTGYLDSATTARFVDTVLLKYPFVSKVIFYDAEVTNTAVIDGLNTGHFSFGPKYIYQFGSFVPMDSVKLFSRDDTRKFRRGDDFNAQGIKLISYIESLDTTRTPSAEELFSNFSIVRSNKITYLNIPQMQDLKVYKQMLRRKLSTSPVYQQDMLSFYLDPYKIRILNLQPHLYQTIRIEPLTYDPLNISSDYFTTEITLPGAFSDYKLYFSSARSFLNKEILNYFLPIAFVLLFFYGMLMLVAFLIYRNLNINHKMFKLQYDFVNNLTHEFKTPVSVIKIAGNNIKSSTALSDKELKLYGKILDEEADKLNGLMNKLLAFTQIENRAIQLNHEEVNIEEFIEGTIASHQLKHPDFEITYEISGLSRFTSDPVLLGSLFDNLAENAYKYSPPQRKKLHISARLIKGKVMVFRFADQGIGIPSPEINHIFKKFYRIQNRYNQNGSVGLGLAFCKELVNFMGGEISVKSRLDKGTEFKIVLPFND; this is encoded by the coding sequence ATGACCTCAGACAAAAAGAGCGGCTACCGTAAGAATTTTTTCCTGATCATGACCTTTAATGTGATGATCTCGGTGTTGTTCATCTTGTCTTTGTTTTTAGCCTACAACTTTAGCAAAAAGTTTATTGAAAATCAGTTTTCTTCTGAAAAGGTTAAAATCCTGGAGGCAAGTATAAAGCCTTACACAGAGTTTTTTCAAAATAAACTACCCGAAATTTCTTATTATACTGGCTACCTGGATTCGGCCACTACGGCAAGATTTGTAGATACTGTGCTGCTTAAATATCCCTTTGTATCTAAAGTTATTTTTTATGATGCCGAAGTTACCAATACAGCTGTTATAGATGGACTAAATACCGGCCATTTTTCATTCGGTCCCAAGTACATCTACCAGTTTGGAAGTTTTGTTCCAATGGATTCTGTGAAATTGTTTTCAAGGGATGATACGCGCAAGTTTAGACGTGGTGACGATTTTAATGCGCAGGGGATCAAATTGATTTCTTACATAGAAAGCCTGGATACTACGCGTACGCCTTCGGCCGAAGAGCTTTTTAGCAATTTCAGTATCGTTAGGTCTAATAAGATCACTTACCTCAATATCCCGCAGATGCAGGATTTAAAAGTTTATAAGCAAATGCTTAGAAGGAAGTTAAGTACTTCGCCGGTTTATCAGCAGGATATGTTGTCTTTTTATCTTGATCCGTATAAAATCAGGATCTTGAATTTGCAGCCACACCTCTATCAAACTATCCGGATAGAGCCTTTAACATACGATCCGCTGAATATATCATCAGATTACTTTACTACAGAGATCACTTTGCCGGGAGCTTTCTCGGATTATAAATTGTATTTCAGTTCTGCCAGGTCGTTTTTAAATAAAGAGATCCTAAATTACTTTTTACCAATTGCCTTTGTGCTGCTGTTTTTTTATGGTATGCTGATGCTGGTTGCTTTTTTAATTTACCGTAACCTTAACATCAACCACAAGATGTTTAAGCTGCAGTATGATTTTGTGAATAACCTTACACATGAATTTAAAACTCCTGTAAGCGTGATTAAGATTGCCGGAAATAACATTAAAAGTTCTACAGCACTATCTGATAAAGAACTGAAATTGTATGGTAAAATTTTGGATGAGGAAGCGGATAAGTTAAACGGCCTCATGAATAAGCTGCTGGCTTTTACCCAAATTGAAAACCGGGCTATACAACTAAACCATGAGGAGGTGAATATAGAGGAGTTTATTGAGGGAACAATAGCTTCTCATCAGCTAAAACATCCTGATTTTGAAATTACCTATGAGATTTCGGGATTGAGTAGGTTTACGTCTGATCCTGTTTTATTGGGGAGTCTTTTTGATAACCTTGCAGAGAATGCGTACAAATATTCTCCTCCTCAAAGGAAAAAACTGCATATTTCTGCTCGTTTAATAAAAGGCAAAGTTATGGTTTTTAGGTTCGCCGATCAGGGTATCGGTATCCCCTCTCCTGAAATTAATCATATCTTTAAGAAGTTCTACAGGATACAAAACCGGTATAACCAAAATGGAAGCGTGGGTCTTGGGCTTGCTTTTTGTAAGGAACTTGTTAATTTTATGGGCGGCGAAATTTCAGTGAAAAGCCGGCTGGATAAAGGGACGGAATTTAAAATAGTATTACCATTTAATGATTAA
- a CDS encoding response regulator transcription factor, with translation MAKGIKILIVEDDENLRFLVVHRLKAEGYDVTEVGDGETAVQSILAGKPDIVLLDWMLPGKQGDAVCDEVRKEGFENLIIMMTAKAQDIDKIDAYNFGVSDYVTKPFNMDVLVALLESKVKFLMNADRSEIHRFGDMEHHPNIHSLFNDGKKIELTILENRILLYFLRNPGKVINREDLMMEVWGYNADVNTRTLDMHIVRLRKKIESNPDNPQLLQTVRGIGYRFNI, from the coding sequence ATGGCTAAAGGAATTAAAATATTAATAGTTGAAGACGACGAGAATTTACGGTTTTTAGTGGTTCATCGTTTAAAGGCCGAAGGGTATGATGTTACTGAGGTAGGAGATGGAGAAACGGCTGTGCAGTCCATCCTGGCAGGAAAGCCTGATATTGTATTGCTGGACTGGATGCTGCCAGGTAAACAGGGCGATGCCGTGTGTGATGAGGTGCGTAAGGAAGGTTTTGAGAACCTGATTATCATGATGACTGCAAAGGCACAAGATATTGATAAGATTGATGCGTATAATTTTGGTGTTTCTGATTATGTAACCAAGCCTTTTAACATGGATGTGCTGGTGGCCTTGCTGGAAAGTAAAGTGAAGTTTTTAATGAATGCCGACCGATCTGAGATTCATCGTTTTGGAGATATGGAGCATCATCCAAATATCCATTCCCTTTTTAATGACGGTAAAAAAATAGAACTTACCATTTTAGAAAACAGGATTCTGTTGTATTTTCTGCGTAATCCAGGTAAGGTAATTAACAGGGAAGATTTGATGATGGAAGTTTGGGGCTATAATGCGGACGTAAATACGCGTACACTGGATATGCATATTGTACGGCTGCGTAAAAAGATAGAATCTAATCCAGATAACCCCCAACTGTTACAAACAGTAAGGGGTATTGGTTATCGGTTTAACATCTAA
- a CDS encoding metallophosphoesterase, whose translation MGRLPILLTIGILLLVLDYYCYKAILSVFKKWTAKGKKTFAILWWGYTAALLLGVFAGIYLNLFLSLRAVILVAFFLSTICKIVLLPFLLIDDLRRGLLLLYRKKSDQPKEDKTSSQNVTPISRSEFLVKAGLVTAAIPLTSLTWGIVSGAYDYKVIRKTLVLPNLPKAFDGITMGQISDVHSGSFYNKKAVNGGIDLLLAEKPDFIFFTGDLVNDMATEMRDYQDIFSRVKAPLGVYSSLGNHDYGDYHFGKESSPAKVKNLQDVIKTHKLMGWDLLMNTHRRLKVDGEEIGILGIENWGMGRFPKYGKMELAVQNTDDLPVKLLLSHDPSHWRGEVLQKYPQIDAMFSGHTHGMQFGVRTKDYQWSPIEYIYKEWAGLYQENNQQLYVNVGYGFLGYPGRVGILPEITLFTLKRA comes from the coding sequence ATGGGCAGACTTCCAATTTTACTTACCATCGGCATCCTGTTGCTGGTACTGGATTACTATTGCTACAAAGCCATCCTTTCTGTGTTTAAAAAATGGACGGCAAAAGGCAAAAAAACATTTGCTATACTCTGGTGGGGCTATACCGCAGCTTTGCTGCTTGGCGTATTTGCTGGCATTTATTTAAACCTGTTTCTATCTCTAAGGGCTGTCATTTTAGTGGCTTTCTTTTTAAGCACAATTTGCAAAATAGTATTACTACCCTTCTTATTAATTGATGATCTGCGACGCGGCCTATTGCTCCTTTACAGGAAAAAATCAGATCAACCCAAAGAAGATAAAACAAGCAGCCAAAACGTAACGCCAATTAGCCGTTCTGAGTTCCTGGTAAAAGCAGGATTGGTTACGGCAGCAATTCCTTTAACTTCCTTAACTTGGGGCATTGTTTCTGGTGCCTATGATTATAAAGTGATACGCAAAACACTTGTACTCCCCAATTTGCCAAAGGCTTTTGACGGTATCACTATGGGCCAGATTTCTGACGTTCACTCTGGAAGTTTCTACAATAAAAAGGCAGTTAATGGAGGTATTGATTTGTTGCTTGCAGAGAAACCTGATTTTATTTTCTTTACCGGGGATCTTGTAAATGACATGGCGACAGAGATGCGGGACTATCAGGATATCTTTTCACGTGTAAAGGCTCCTTTGGGTGTTTATTCTTCTCTTGGCAACCACGATTATGGTGACTATCATTTCGGTAAAGAGTCCTCTCCCGCAAAAGTTAAGAACCTTCAGGACGTAATTAAAACCCACAAACTGATGGGCTGGGACCTACTAATGAATACCCACCGCCGCTTAAAAGTAGATGGAGAAGAAATCGGAATTCTTGGGATAGAAAACTGGGGTATGGGCCGTTTTCCTAAATACGGCAAAATGGAGCTTGCCGTACAAAACACAGATGATTTGCCTGTAAAACTTTTGCTCTCCCACGATCCTTCTCACTGGAGGGGAGAAGTACTGCAAAAGTATCCACAAATAGACGCCATGTTCAGCGGTCATACACATGGTATGCAGTTTGGTGTGCGCACAAAAGATTACCAATGGAGCCCTATAGAATATATCTATAAAGAATGGGCAGGATTATACCAAGAGAACAATCAGCAGCTTTACGTAAATGTAGGCTACGGATTTTTAGGATACCCCGGCAGGGTGGGTATTCTGCCGGAGATCACATTATTTACTTTAAAAAGGGCTTAG
- a CDS encoding sigma 54-interacting transcriptional regulator yields the protein MDYNSIKTLGELKAANYTSLSVKDELRKNLIKQLQNKEEGFEGILGYDETVIPELQTAILSRHNVLLLGLRGQAKTRIARLMVNLLDEYIPYVTGSEIFDDPLNPISWYAQHEIMIHADQTPISWQHRSERYTEKLATPDVTVADLIGDVDPIKAATLKLTYNDERVIHFGLIPRAHRSIFVINELPDLQARIQVALFNMLQEKDIQIRGFKLRLPLDIQFVFTANPEDYTNRGSIVTPLKDRIESQILTHYPKTIAISRKITFQEAKITEDQKANIEVDGLLKDLVEQVAFEARQSEFIDQKSGVSARLTISAYENLVSTAERRMLISKEKTTFVRLSDLVGIIPAVTGKIELVYEGELEGPAKVANKLMGKAIKSLFPRYFPDPELARKNKKSNPYATITNWFADANVIDLSDALSADAYKEQLMQVEGLYDLVKKFHPKLSENQTLLMMELILHGLAEYSQLSKNYITGGFGFSDMFSSLFSEEDNLDDEDDDINFR from the coding sequence ATGGATTACAACTCAATAAAAACGCTCGGCGAATTAAAAGCCGCAAATTATACCTCATTATCTGTTAAGGACGAACTTCGAAAAAACCTCATTAAACAACTTCAAAATAAAGAAGAGGGTTTTGAAGGTATTCTTGGTTACGATGAAACTGTGATCCCCGAACTGCAAACCGCTATCCTATCCCGCCACAATGTATTGTTGCTGGGATTGAGGGGACAGGCAAAAACAAGAATTGCAAGGTTAATGGTAAACCTGCTTGATGAATACATCCCTTATGTTACTGGTAGTGAAATTTTTGATGATCCTTTGAATCCTATTTCCTGGTACGCACAGCATGAGATTATGATTCATGCAGATCAAACGCCGATTAGCTGGCAACACCGCTCAGAAAGGTACACTGAAAAACTGGCTACTCCCGATGTAACAGTTGCCGATTTAATTGGAGATGTAGATCCCATTAAAGCGGCTACATTGAAGCTTACTTACAACGATGAGCGTGTGATCCACTTTGGACTTATACCTAGGGCACACCGCAGCATTTTTGTGATTAATGAGTTACCAGATTTACAAGCAAGGATCCAGGTGGCATTATTTAATATGCTACAGGAAAAAGACATCCAGATCAGAGGCTTTAAACTACGTCTGCCTTTGGACATCCAGTTTGTATTTACTGCAAATCCGGAAGATTATACCAATAGAGGGTCTATTGTTACACCTTTAAAGGACCGCATAGAAAGCCAGATCCTGACCCACTATCCTAAAACCATTGCCATTTCCCGGAAAATCACTTTTCAGGAAGCAAAAATTACAGAGGATCAAAAAGCGAATATTGAGGTGGATGGTCTACTAAAAGATCTGGTAGAACAGGTAGCATTTGAAGCTCGTCAAAGCGAATTTATAGATCAAAAATCGGGTGTTTCTGCAAGGCTTACCATTTCGGCTTATGAAAATCTGGTAAGTACAGCTGAGCGCCGTATGCTGATTAGTAAAGAGAAAACTACCTTTGTGAGACTTTCTGACCTGGTTGGGATAATTCCTGCCGTTACCGGCAAAATAGAGCTGGTTTACGAAGGCGAGCTGGAAGGCCCTGCAAAGGTAGCCAACAAGTTGATGGGCAAAGCCATCAAAAGCCTTTTCCCAAGATATTTTCCAGACCCGGAGCTGGCCAGAAAAAACAAAAAATCTAATCCATATGCTACAATTACCAATTGGTTTGCAGACGCAAATGTGATTGATTTGTCTGATGCACTCAGCGCTGATGCATACAAAGAACAATTGATGCAGGTAGAAGGACTTTATGACCTTGTAAAAAAATTCCATCCTAAGCTAAGTGAAAATCAAACTTTACTAATGATGGAGCTTATTCTACACGGGCTTGCTGAATATTCACAGTTGAGCAAAAATTACATCACCGGAGGTTTTGGATTCTCCGATATGTTCAGCAGCTTGTTTAGTGAAGAAGATAATCTGGATGATGAAGATGACGATATAAATTTCAGATAA
- a CDS encoding VWA domain-containing protein: MRGFQFSNFLPDDKPIGGFDDLLKLFMQLLNYTAGDAGEALNWMTQLDKQHHLTTNEYGMGDFINDLKEKGYIKEDPRDGSTSITSKTEQTIRKSALEEIFGQLKKAGKGNHNSNKSGIGEEKNADRREYSFGDSLDQIDMTASIQNAQVNHGIGNFTLTERDLEVEEKDYKTLTSTVLMIDISHSMILYGEDRITPAKKVAMALAELIKTRYPKDTLDIVVFGNDAWTITVKDLPYLQVGPYHTNTLAGLELATDLLRRRKTHNKQIFMITDGKPTCLKENGRYYKNSIGLDRKVISKTLNMAGQCKRLKIPITTFMIAKDPYLQQFVRDFTEVNGGRAFYSSLTGLGEYIFEDYIKNRRKTVR, encoded by the coding sequence ATGAGAGGTTTCCAATTTTCTAACTTTTTGCCCGATGATAAGCCAATTGGTGGGTTTGATGACCTGCTTAAGCTTTTCATGCAATTGCTAAACTATACTGCAGGCGATGCAGGCGAAGCACTGAACTGGATGACGCAGCTTGACAAACAGCATCACCTCACAACGAATGAATATGGCATGGGAGATTTCATCAATGACCTTAAAGAAAAAGGATACATTAAGGAAGACCCACGGGATGGAAGTACCAGCATTACTTCAAAGACCGAACAGACCATCCGAAAATCTGCTCTGGAAGAAATTTTTGGCCAGTTAAAAAAAGCAGGCAAGGGAAACCACAACAGTAATAAGTCTGGTATTGGCGAGGAGAAAAATGCAGACCGCAGGGAATATTCTTTTGGTGACAGTCTGGATCAAATAGACATGACGGCCTCTATACAAAATGCGCAGGTAAATCATGGCATTGGAAATTTCACCTTAACCGAGCGTGACCTGGAAGTTGAAGAAAAGGATTATAAAACCCTTACTTCTACCGTACTCATGATAGATATTTCCCATTCTATGATTCTTTACGGAGAGGATCGTATTACCCCCGCTAAAAAGGTAGCCATGGCGCTGGCAGAACTGATTAAAACACGTTATCCAAAAGACACACTGGATATTGTTGTTTTTGGAAACGATGCCTGGACCATAACGGTAAAAGACCTTCCCTATTTACAGGTTGGCCCTTACCATACCAATACACTGGCCGGATTGGAACTGGCTACTGATCTTTTACGTCGCCGTAAAACCCATAACAAGCAAATTTTTATGATTACCGATGGTAAACCTACCTGTTTAAAAGAAAACGGCAGGTATTACAAAAACAGTATTGGATTAGACCGCAAAGTAATTTCCAAAACACTGAATATGGCTGGTCAATGTAAAAGGTTAAAAATCCCGATTACTACATTTATGATTGCTAAAGACCCTTACCTGCAGCAATTTGTAAGGGATTTTACAGAAGTAAATGGTGGCCGTGCTTTTTACAGTTCACTTACCGGCTTAGGTGAATACATTTTTGAAGATTATATTAAAAACAGAAGAAAAACAGTTCGTTAA